A single window of Vibrio gazogenes DNA harbors:
- a CDS encoding putative 4-hydroxy-4-methyl-2-oxoglutarate aldolase: protein MRDITPDLCDKYESQVTLLDLPLQNFGQRDAFWGEIVTVRCYHDNSKVRDVLKQNGKGKVLVVDGHGSCKKALMGDMMAYDAVKNGWEGIIIYGAVRDVVALSELDLGVKALGACPFRTEKKDAGYINVTLSIMNQMIQPGDYIYADWNGILVSEQPLEVN, encoded by the coding sequence ATGAGAGATATAACACCAGATCTTTGCGATAAGTATGAGTCACAGGTGACTTTGCTTGACCTGCCTTTACAGAACTTTGGGCAGAGAGATGCCTTTTGGGGCGAAATTGTCACCGTTCGTTGTTATCACGATAACTCGAAAGTGAGAGATGTGCTGAAGCAAAACGGTAAGGGGAAAGTCTTGGTCGTTGATGGACATGGCTCATGTAAGAAAGCGCTTATGGGAGACATGATGGCATACGACGCCGTAAAAAACGGTTGGGAAGGTATCATTATCTATGGCGCAGTCAGAGATGTCGTGGCGTTATCAGAGCTGGACTTAGGTGTAAAAGCTTTAGGAGCCTGCCCGTTTAGAACCGAGAAAAAGGATGCAGGTTATATCAATGTGACACTCTCTATCATGAATCAGATGATTCAACCCGGAGACTACATTTATGCCGATTGGAATGGCATTCTGGTTTCAGAGCAACCATTAGAAGTTAATTAA
- a CDS encoding DUF3293 domain-containing protein — MEKYQIDDRLWQAYASTHFLFSQPLPGPEFSIITAWNPRSCRLSYQDNKANNERLCQQFNTSRWTPVLAGDAAFEWVEESFAVAICLELALNLGRKFEQNAIFYVQNKTVFLHSCIDSRCDELGVLSERIYVSG; from the coding sequence ATGGAAAAATATCAGATTGATGATCGACTGTGGCAAGCTTATGCATCGACTCATTTTCTTTTTTCTCAGCCGTTGCCCGGGCCTGAGTTCTCTATCATCACAGCATGGAACCCGCGAAGTTGTCGATTGTCTTATCAGGACAATAAAGCGAATAATGAGCGATTATGTCAGCAGTTCAACACCTCCCGATGGACCCCTGTTTTAGCCGGTGACGCTGCTTTTGAATGGGTAGAAGAAAGTTTTGCAGTTGCAATTTGTCTTGAATTAGCTTTGAATTTAGGCCGAAAGTTTGAACAGAATGCTATATTTTATGTCCAAAATAAGACGGTTTTCTTGCATTCCTGTATTGATTCCAGATGTGATGAATTAGGAGTATTGTCCGAAAGAATTTATGTGTCCGGATAA
- the arcA gene encoding two-component system response regulator ArcA: MQTPQILIVEDEQVTRNTLKSIFEAEGYAVYEASNGEEMNHILSDKSVNLVIMDINLPGKNGLLLARELREQADVALMFLTGRDNEVDKILGLEIGADDYITKPFNPRELTIRARNLLSRSMSSNTTSEEKRSVEHYVFNGWELDINSRSLINPDGESYKLPRSEFRALLHFCENPGKIQTRADLLKKMTGRELKPHDRTVDVTIRRIRKHFESIPGTPEIIATIHGEGYRFCGDIEE, encoded by the coding sequence ATGCAAACCCCGCAGATTCTTATCGTAGAAGACGAGCAAGTAACTCGTAACACTCTTAAGAGTATTTTCGAAGCAGAGGGATACGCTGTATACGAAGCTAGTAATGGCGAAGAGATGAACCATATTCTCTCAGACAAATCCGTTAATCTGGTGATTATGGACATCAATTTACCCGGCAAAAATGGACTACTCCTCGCTCGAGAGCTAAGAGAACAAGCCGACGTTGCGCTAATGTTCCTAACCGGTCGTGATAATGAAGTCGATAAAATTCTTGGTCTAGAGATCGGTGCCGACGACTACATCACTAAACCATTTAACCCGAGAGAACTCACGATCCGTGCCCGCAACCTCTTGAGCCGTTCCATGAGTTCAAATACCACCTCTGAAGAAAAGCGTTCCGTCGAACATTATGTTTTCAACGGGTGGGAATTGGATATCAATAGTCGTTCGCTGATCAATCCGGATGGTGAAAGCTATAAGCTGCCTCGTTCTGAGTTCAGAGCGCTGCTGCATTTCTGTGAGAATCCCGGCAAAATTCAGACACGTGCCGACTTGCTGAAAAAAATGACAGGGCGTGAGCTCAAACCCCATGACCGGACCGTTGATGTCACGATTCGCAGAATTCGGAAACATTTTGAATCAATTCCGGGCACTCCTGAAATCATCGCGACCATTCACGGTGAAGGCTATCGCTTCTGTGGTGATATCGAAGAGTAA
- the arcB gene encoding aerobic respiration two-component sensor histidine kinase ArcB, producing the protein MKPMKNLAQYYVDLLVKLGILRFSILLALALVALAVVVQVGITLALHGYVDNIDIIRSVFFGLIITPWAVYFLSVVVDQLEESRQRLSKLVAKLKDMRSRDQELNYQLQQNIVKLNQEIEERIKAEEAREEAMADLENEVYQREKTQLELAERTALLRSFIDASPDLIYYRNAEGVFSGCNRAMEELTGKKERELVGLTPWDVYSEEIAQPIVETDQQLFSQNCAVTYEQWLEYPDGRKNYFEIRKVPFYSKEGRHLGLVGFGRDITERKRHEESLEKASRDKTTFIATISHELRTPLNGIVGLSRMLLDTTMTQEQRKYLQTIHISAITLGNIFNDIIDMDKFDQRKLELFPQPLNLGEFVTEIESLAALMAEQKGLRFDLERLTELSYVVMVDGTRLRQVLWNLISNAMKFTREGGIVMTVSSEIEEDNAHIIMDIEDTGIGIAEAELDKIFAMYYQVKSGKDNLHAVGTGIGLAVSRQLINLMDGDITVSSEEGFGSTFTISLNVPLADDALLTPASPAMQKTLNIFMVEDIELNVTVAKSLLESLGHSITVAMSGEEAKKLFVPDRYDLVLLDIQLPDMTGFDVAQFYRQQYGQDYQLPPLVALTANVLKDKREYLEKGMDDAISKPLSVVAVQNVIHRYFGAEHEPEREDAHRIDHVVETLHPYDETDKKKEQYSRILDLDMLGAYVDIVGKQPVLDSIEMFETMMPDYLDILDSNMVAKDQNGIVSEAHKIKGAAGSIGLARIQAVAQKAQSPQAPAWWENITDWVEEIKTEYAQDIQCLRQWLNEK; encoded by the coding sequence ATGAAACCGATGAAAAATCTGGCTCAGTATTATGTAGACCTATTGGTTAAGCTGGGGATTCTCCGTTTTTCAATTCTTTTAGCCTTGGCACTGGTGGCACTGGCAGTGGTTGTTCAGGTCGGGATTACTCTGGCACTGCATGGTTATGTCGATAATATCGATATTATCCGTTCGGTGTTTTTTGGACTGATCATTACGCCTTGGGCGGTTTATTTTCTTTCTGTCGTCGTGGATCAACTCGAAGAGTCGAGGCAGCGCTTATCCAAGCTGGTCGCAAAATTGAAAGATATGCGCTCTCGCGATCAAGAGCTGAATTACCAGTTACAGCAGAATATTGTCAAACTGAATCAGGAAATTGAAGAGCGGATCAAAGCCGAAGAAGCGCGCGAAGAAGCCATGGCTGATCTGGAAAATGAGGTTTATCAGCGGGAAAAGACCCAGCTTGAGCTTGCTGAGAGAACCGCATTATTACGATCATTTATCGATGCTTCGCCTGATTTAATTTATTACCGCAATGCTGAGGGTGTTTTCTCCGGTTGTAACCGAGCCATGGAAGAGTTAACAGGGAAAAAAGAAAGAGAGCTGGTTGGACTGACACCGTGGGATGTTTACAGTGAAGAAATTGCTCAGCCGATTGTGGAAACGGATCAACAATTGTTCTCCCAAAACTGTGCTGTCACCTATGAACAGTGGTTGGAATACCCTGATGGGCGTAAGAACTACTTTGAAATCAGGAAGGTACCCTTTTACAGTAAAGAAGGCCGCCATTTGGGGTTGGTTGGCTTTGGCCGGGACATCACTGAACGTAAGCGTCATGAAGAGTCGTTGGAAAAGGCCAGTCGTGATAAAACCACCTTTATTGCCACGATTAGTCATGAGTTAAGAACACCACTGAATGGGATAGTGGGGTTGAGTCGGATGCTATTGGATACGACCATGACTCAGGAGCAACGGAAGTATCTACAAACCATTCATATCAGTGCGATTACATTGGGCAATATTTTTAACGATATTATCGATATGGATAAGTTTGATCAGCGCAAATTAGAGCTTTTCCCGCAACCGCTGAATCTTGGTGAATTTGTCACCGAAATTGAGAGTCTGGCTGCGTTAATGGCAGAACAGAAAGGGCTGCGCTTTGATCTGGAAAGACTGACCGAACTGTCATATGTGGTAATGGTCGACGGTACTCGGCTACGACAGGTGCTTTGGAACCTGATCAGTAATGCGATGAAATTTACTCGTGAAGGCGGCATCGTGATGACCGTCAGTTCTGAGATCGAGGAAGATAATGCGCATATCATCATGGATATTGAAGATACGGGAATTGGGATTGCCGAAGCAGAATTGGATAAGATTTTTGCCATGTATTATCAGGTGAAGTCGGGCAAAGATAACCTTCATGCCGTCGGAACCGGGATTGGTCTGGCGGTATCTCGCCAGTTGATAAACCTCATGGATGGCGATATCACCGTCAGTAGTGAAGAAGGGTTCGGTAGTACCTTTACTATCTCACTCAATGTCCCTTTAGCTGATGATGCGCTGTTGACGCCAGCTTCTCCTGCGATGCAGAAAACTCTGAATATCTTTATGGTGGAAGATATTGAATTGAATGTGACGGTCGCCAAATCGCTGCTGGAAAGTTTAGGACATTCAATTACGGTTGCCATGAGTGGTGAAGAAGCGAAAAAACTGTTTGTGCCGGATCGTTATGACTTGGTTTTACTGGATATTCAGTTACCGGATATGACCGGCTTTGATGTCGCTCAATTCTATCGGCAACAATACGGGCAAGATTATCAATTGCCGCCACTGGTGGCTTTAACAGCCAATGTATTAAAAGATAAGCGGGAATATCTGGAGAAAGGTATGGATGATGCCATCAGTAAGCCGCTTTCAGTGGTTGCTGTTCAGAATGTGATTCATCGGTATTTCGGTGCTGAGCATGAACCTGAAAGAGAGGATGCACATCGGATTGATCATGTGGTGGAGACGCTTCATCCATACGATGAAACCGACAAGAAAAAGGAACAGTATAGCCGTATTCTGGATTTGGATATGTTGGGCGCTTATGTTGATATTGTTGGCAAACAACCGGTTCTGGACAGTATTGAGATGTTCGAAACGATGATGCCGGACTATCTCGATATTCTGGATTCAAATATGGTCGCTAAAGATCAAAATGGCATTGTTTCCGAAGCTCATAAAATCAAAGGTGCAGCGGGTTCCATCGGCTTGGCCCGAATTCAGGCCGTGGCACAAAAAGCGCAATCCCCACAAGCACCAGCCTGGTGGGAAAATATTACCGACTGGGTTGAAGAAATAAAGACTGAATACGCGCAAGATATTCAATGTCTTCGCCAGTGGCTCAATGAAAAATAA
- a CDS encoding diguanylate cyclase gives MSQLTWEHYTQLEIALGMGSIIAILAGIALWMVYRRKIRHLHDMFVDVPCALLMVSRKNHQILFANALAQHALQLQTHGRLVQFSPWVSASQREHFSALIDKSYQEHSRQFIDWPVGEAHSVQIEFQVKDTVFQGQTAWMVQMLIHHERAEATEEQHTIRTADLMQQLWDESPDAIAVIQDDGCCRSCNLSFAHLLGQDEMAQVTGQRLTWPTQEAPFFQQMFALTEQDIAAKQPIRYIDQLAREPRQWFDVVKSVYRSPVTNQVLALLIIRDITAWYSGEPSEQLLNAHHIHSFDQLTGIVSRRRFDETLETLWHIHIREKQPLAVILCDVDCFESYNQHYGDEQGDETLCTVALALQRVISRASDCIARYDGDRFAFILPNTHIDGACWVAEKIHSEFKQIQLPHPVSDVSNHVTVSMGIVSLVPKTDELSEQFVAYAEQALHQAKMQGRNRTCIYYESLGRR, from the coding sequence ATGTCGCAGTTGACATGGGAGCATTATACTCAGCTGGAAATTGCGCTTGGTATGGGGAGTATCATTGCTATACTCGCCGGAATTGCCTTATGGATGGTATACCGCCGAAAAATTCGCCATTTGCACGATATGTTTGTTGATGTGCCATGTGCGTTGTTAATGGTCTCGCGGAAAAATCATCAAATTTTGTTTGCCAACGCGCTGGCACAACATGCACTTCAACTTCAGACGCATGGGCGTCTTGTTCAGTTCTCTCCTTGGGTGAGTGCCTCTCAGCGCGAGCATTTTTCTGCACTCATCGATAAAAGTTATCAAGAGCATTCCCGCCAGTTCATCGACTGGCCGGTGGGTGAAGCGCATTCAGTACAGATTGAATTTCAGGTCAAAGATACCGTGTTCCAAGGACAAACCGCCTGGATGGTACAAATGCTGATTCATCATGAGCGTGCTGAAGCGACTGAGGAACAGCACACGATTCGAACTGCTGATCTGATGCAACAACTCTGGGATGAGTCTCCGGATGCGATCGCGGTTATACAGGATGATGGTTGTTGCCGTTCCTGTAATTTATCGTTTGCACATTTGTTAGGTCAGGATGAGATGGCACAAGTGACAGGCCAGCGGCTGACTTGGCCGACACAAGAGGCACCCTTTTTTCAGCAGATGTTTGCGTTGACCGAGCAAGATATCGCTGCCAAACAACCCATTCGTTACATCGATCAGTTAGCAAGAGAACCTCGACAATGGTTTGATGTCGTGAAATCTGTTTATCGTTCACCGGTGACCAATCAAGTGCTTGCGCTGTTGATTATCCGTGATATTACTGCGTGGTATTCTGGTGAACCCTCAGAACAACTGCTCAATGCCCACCACATCCACTCTTTTGATCAACTGACGGGTATTGTCAGCCGCAGGCGTTTTGATGAAACGTTGGAAACACTATGGCATATTCATATTCGAGAGAAGCAGCCATTGGCGGTTATCTTGTGTGATGTCGATTGTTTTGAGAGTTACAATCAGCATTATGGTGATGAGCAAGGGGATGAAACGCTATGCACGGTTGCATTGGCGCTGCAACGGGTAATCAGTCGTGCTTCAGATTGTATCGCCCGTTATGATGGTGATCGGTTTGCCTTTATTCTACCCAATACCCATATTGACGGAGCCTGTTGGGTTGCTGAAAAAATTCATTCTGAATTTAAACAGATTCAGTTGCCTCATCCGGTGTCGGATGTCTCGAATCACGTCACTGTGAGTATGGGAATTGTTTCTCTGGTGCCCAAAACCGATGAGTTGTCCGAACAATTTGTTGCCTACGCCGAGCAGGCACTACATCAGGCAAAAATGCAGGGACGTAACCGCACATGTATTTATTATGAATCTTTGGGCAGGCGATAA
- a CDS encoding TIGR01212 family radical SAM protein (This family includes YhcC from E. coli K-12, an uncharacterized radical SAM protein.), whose amino-acid sequence MKQLHELVNTLGQDLKRRYGERVHKLTLHGGFSCPNRDGTIGRGGCTFCNVASFADEQTQHQSIREQLVARAGEVSRARKYLAYFQAYTSTYAEVERLKQMYQEALCVADVVGLCVGTRPDCVAPGVLELLADYQQQGYEIWLELGLQTAHQRTLKRINRGHDFTCYDHVTRQARALGLKVCTHLIVGLPGESSRDNLETLEQVLNTGTDGIKLHGLHIVEGSVMAKSWRAGRLQAPELSHYVETASDIIRRTPADVIYHRVSASARRPTLLAPLWCENRWLAMTEIERALNQKGGQGCLTGEEFVFTPVQSIK is encoded by the coding sequence TTGAAACAGTTACACGAGCTGGTTAATACATTAGGACAAGATCTAAAACGTCGTTATGGGGAACGGGTCCATAAGTTAACGTTACATGGCGGATTTAGCTGTCCGAACCGGGATGGCACGATAGGACGGGGTGGATGTACGTTTTGCAATGTGGCGTCATTTGCGGATGAACAGACCCAGCATCAAAGTATTCGTGAGCAATTGGTGGCCAGAGCAGGCGAAGTCTCGCGTGCCAGAAAGTATCTGGCTTATTTCCAAGCATATACCAGTACCTATGCTGAGGTTGAACGACTCAAACAGATGTATCAAGAAGCGCTTTGCGTCGCAGATGTGGTGGGTTTGTGTGTTGGCACGCGTCCGGACTGTGTGGCTCCCGGAGTGTTGGAACTGCTCGCAGATTATCAACAGCAAGGCTATGAAATATGGCTGGAACTGGGATTGCAAACTGCACACCAGCGAACATTGAAGCGGATTAACCGGGGCCATGATTTTACTTGTTATGATCACGTCACAAGACAAGCCCGGGCATTGGGGCTGAAAGTATGCACTCATTTGATTGTTGGACTTCCCGGTGAATCTTCGCGTGATAATCTTGAGACGCTTGAACAGGTTCTGAATACAGGCACGGATGGGATTAAGCTGCATGGGTTACATATTGTTGAAGGCAGTGTGATGGCAAAGTCTTGGCGTGCTGGCCGACTTCAGGCGCCAGAATTGTCTCACTATGTTGAAACCGCCAGTGACATCATCCGCCGAACACCGGCCGATGTGATTTATCATCGGGTCTCCGCATCAGCCCGCAGGCCGACACTGCTTGCACCGTTGTGGTGTGAAAATCGCTGGCTGGCGATGACGGAAATTGAACGTGCTCTCAATCAAAAAGGGGGACAGGGTTGTTTAACCGGCGAAGAATTTGTGTTTACTCCGGTACAGAGCATCAAGTGA
- the gltB gene encoding glutamate synthase large subunit yields MLNSSGLYTPELEHDACGIGFVAHLKNRKSHQVVTQALDMLARMEHRGGQGCDPCSGDGAGILLQKPHEFLLEETVKLGIRLPSFDQYGVGVVLFPKDEYKRGQCRDILERNAKRLDLEILGYRVLPTDNHMLGADPLSSEPQFEHVFISGGPGVTPEELERKLYVLRNYTVRVCLESISNIGDDFYINSMSYKTLIYKGQLTTEQVPQYFLDLQNPTMVTALALVHSRFSTNTFPKWRLAQPFRYIAHNGEINTVRGNLNWMKAREAILESERFTQAEIDMLLPICQEDSSDSSNFDMVLELLVLSGRSLPHALMMMIPEAWQENKTMDAKRRAFYQYHANVMEPWDGPASVCFSDGVMVGATLDRNGLRPSRYTVTKDDFLIMASESGVVDIAADNIQYRGRLQPGKIFVADLEEGRIISDEEIKESIANAQPYEQWVQDNLLSLKSLPEAETGHSQPKPERLLHRQQAFGISSEEVNQIILPLAQTGYEPLGSMGADWPLAVLSHQSQHLSHYFKQLFAQVTNPPIDPIRERMVMSLNTYLGKDQNLLSESPAHCRKVELESPVISNAELEKLRAIDNEHLQAKTLDIVFQASGEPGKLERALKRICQYAEDAVIDGYSIILLTDRAVNSNHAAIPGMLAVGAVHHHLIRKGLRAKCGIVIETGDARETHHFATLLGYGANAVNPYLVTETIVDLQQKNKLDPQADINTLFDNYRKGVNGGLLKIFSKMGISTLQSYHGAQIFEALGISKAVVDKYFTGTVTRIQGLTLDDIAKEVLIRHRLGYPLREIPLQVLDVGGVYQWKQRGEQHLFNPETIHLLQQSTRHQDYAQFKAYAEAVDRQGDKAVTLRSQLEMVKNPAGQIALDDVEPIESIVKRFATGAMSFGSISYEAHATLAVAMNRLGAKSNSGEGGEDPIRFEKKENGDWERSAIKQVASGRFGVTAYYLTNADELQVKMAQGAKPGEGGQLPGDKVDDWIGATRHSTPGVGLISPPPHHDIYSIEDLAQLIFDLKNANRAGRVNVKLVSEAGVGTIASGVAKAKADVVLIAGYDGGTGASPISSIRHTGLPWELGLAETHQTLLKNGLRNRIVVQADGQMKTPRDLAIATLLGAEEWGVATAALVVEGCIMMRKCHKNTCPVGIATQNKTLRERFDGRVEDVVTFFRYMAQGLREIMAELGFRTIDEMVGQANKLKVRSDIEHWKYHNLDLSPLLHMESPRSGDGIFCQTTQNHALENILDRQLIQVAQPALTQGKAVQAEFPIRNTDRSTGTMLSNEISKVYRDQGLPQLMQVKFTGSAGQSFGAFLSQGVQFEVEGDANDYWGKGLSGGTLILYPNHNTSLVPEENIVVGNVCFYGATSGESYIRGKAGERFCVRNSGARVVVEGIGDHGCEYMTGGVAVILGSTGRNFAAGMSGGVAYVWDTDGDFHNKLNPELVDLDPLDNEDINLLKTMINNHIRFTGSEVAQRFMDNVEQNLQSLVKVMPRDYKAVLQKQQAAQQVQATEAEAV; encoded by the coding sequence ATGTTAAATTCATCAGGGCTATACACGCCCGAACTGGAGCATGACGCCTGCGGTATCGGCTTTGTTGCCCATTTAAAAAACCGTAAATCCCATCAGGTTGTCACTCAGGCACTGGATATGCTGGCCCGAATGGAGCACCGCGGTGGTCAGGGATGTGATCCATGTAGTGGCGACGGTGCAGGGATTCTCCTACAGAAGCCTCATGAGTTTCTTCTTGAAGAAACCGTCAAACTCGGGATTCGTCTCCCCTCATTCGATCAATACGGTGTGGGTGTGGTGTTATTTCCGAAGGATGAATACAAACGCGGACAATGTCGTGACATTTTAGAAAGAAATGCCAAGCGTCTGGATTTAGAAATTCTCGGATACCGCGTTCTTCCGACCGATAACCATATGTTAGGGGCGGATCCACTCAGTAGCGAACCACAATTCGAACACGTCTTTATCAGTGGTGGCCCGGGCGTCACCCCGGAAGAATTGGAACGCAAACTCTATGTACTGCGCAACTATACGGTTCGCGTCTGTCTGGAAAGTATCTCCAATATCGGAGATGACTTTTACATCAACTCCATGTCGTATAAGACGCTGATCTACAAAGGTCAGTTGACCACCGAGCAAGTCCCGCAGTATTTCCTCGATCTACAAAATCCAACGATGGTCACTGCGCTGGCCTTGGTGCATTCTCGCTTTTCTACCAATACCTTCCCGAAATGGCGTCTGGCCCAGCCTTTCCGTTATATTGCCCATAATGGTGAAATCAATACGGTTCGCGGTAATCTCAACTGGATGAAAGCCAGAGAAGCCATTCTTGAATCTGAGCGGTTTACCCAAGCTGAAATCGACATGCTGTTACCGATTTGTCAGGAGGACAGCTCCGATTCATCAAACTTCGATATGGTGCTGGAACTGCTCGTTCTTTCAGGGCGCAGCCTGCCCCATGCGCTGATGATGATGATTCCGGAAGCATGGCAAGAAAATAAAACAATGGATGCCAAGCGCCGTGCATTTTATCAGTATCACGCCAATGTTATGGAACCGTGGGATGGCCCGGCATCAGTCTGTTTCAGTGACGGCGTGATGGTCGGTGCGACGTTGGATCGTAATGGCTTGCGTCCTTCCCGTTATACCGTCACGAAAGATGATTTCCTGATCATGGCCTCAGAGTCAGGCGTCGTCGATATCGCAGCGGATAATATTCAATACCGGGGGCGCCTCCAACCCGGCAAAATCTTTGTCGCAGATCTGGAAGAAGGACGAATTATTTCCGACGAAGAGATCAAAGAAAGTATTGCGAACGCACAGCCTTACGAGCAGTGGGTTCAAGACAATCTACTCAGTCTCAAATCACTTCCTGAAGCTGAAACCGGACACAGCCAACCGAAACCAGAACGATTGCTACATCGTCAGCAGGCGTTTGGCATCAGCAGCGAAGAAGTCAATCAAATTATTCTGCCACTGGCTCAAACCGGCTACGAACCACTCGGTTCGATGGGAGCTGACTGGCCTCTGGCTGTGCTGTCTCACCAGTCTCAGCATTTATCTCACTATTTCAAACAGTTGTTTGCTCAGGTCACCAACCCACCGATCGATCCGATCCGTGAACGGATGGTCATGTCACTGAACACCTATCTGGGAAAAGATCAAAACTTACTCAGCGAGTCACCGGCACACTGTCGCAAAGTCGAACTCGAATCACCGGTCATTTCCAATGCTGAACTCGAAAAACTCAGAGCGATAGATAACGAGCACCTGCAAGCAAAAACGCTGGACATCGTTTTTCAGGCCAGTGGTGAACCGGGTAAACTGGAACGCGCACTGAAACGTATTTGTCAGTACGCGGAAGATGCCGTCATCGATGGTTATTCGATTATTTTGCTGACTGATCGTGCAGTGAACTCAAACCATGCTGCGATTCCGGGAATGCTGGCCGTCGGTGCTGTCCATCATCATCTGATCCGCAAAGGATTACGGGCCAAATGTGGTATCGTCATCGAAACAGGCGATGCGCGGGAAACCCACCACTTTGCCACGCTACTCGGTTATGGTGCCAATGCCGTCAACCCATACTTGGTCACGGAAACCATCGTTGATCTACAACAGAAGAATAAATTAGATCCACAAGCGGATATCAATACGCTCTTCGATAACTATCGCAAAGGGGTCAACGGTGGTCTGCTGAAGATTTTCTCGAAAATGGGAATTTCAACCCTTCAGTCTTATCACGGTGCGCAAATTTTTGAAGCGCTGGGGATAAGCAAAGCCGTCGTCGATAAATATTTTACCGGTACAGTGACTCGGATTCAGGGGCTGACACTGGACGACATCGCCAAAGAAGTTCTGATCCGTCACCGCCTCGGCTATCCATTACGCGAAATTCCGCTACAAGTCTTAGATGTCGGCGGGGTGTATCAGTGGAAACAACGCGGTGAACAACATTTGTTCAATCCGGAAACCATTCACTTGTTACAACAATCAACGCGTCATCAAGACTATGCGCAGTTCAAAGCATATGCCGAAGCCGTTGATCGTCAGGGTGACAAGGCCGTCACACTCCGCAGCCAGCTTGAAATGGTGAAAAATCCGGCCGGACAGATTGCACTGGATGATGTGGAACCGATTGAAAGTATCGTCAAACGCTTTGCCACCGGTGCCATGTCATTCGGTTCCATCTCCTACGAAGCGCACGCCACCTTAGCCGTTGCGATGAACCGCCTCGGCGCGAAATCCAACTCCGGTGAAGGCGGTGAAGATCCGATCCGCTTTGAGAAGAAAGAAAACGGCGACTGGGAACGCTCCGCGATCAAACAGGTTGCTTCAGGCCGTTTCGGTGTAACCGCCTATTATCTGACTAATGCGGATGAATTACAGGTCAAAATGGCTCAGGGCGCCAAACCCGGAGAAGGCGGACAACTTCCCGGGGATAAAGTCGATGACTGGATCGGGGCAACCCGTCACTCGACTCCGGGAGTCGGTCTGATTTCCCCACCACCGCATCACGATATTTATTCTATCGAGGATTTGGCTCAGCTCATATTTGACCTGAAAAACGCAAACCGTGCCGGTCGTGTCAACGTTAAACTGGTTTCTGAAGCCGGTGTCGGCACCATTGCTTCTGGGGTAGCCAAAGCCAAAGCCGATGTCGTATTAATCGCAGGCTATGACGGTGGTACAGGGGCATCCCCGATTTCATCGATTCGTCATACCGGCTTGCCATGGGAGCTGGGACTGGCAGAAACACACCAGACTCTGCTGAAAAACGGGCTACGCAACCGAATCGTCGTTCAGGCGGACGGACAGATGAAAACGCCGCGGGATCTGGCGATTGCGACCCTACTCGGTGCTGAAGAATGGGGTGTTGCCACCGCAGCACTGGTGGTCGAAGGCTGTATCATGATGCGTAAGTGTCACAAGAATACCTGTCCGGTTGGCATTGCCACGCAGAACAAAACTCTGCGTGAACGATTTGACGGCCGCGTCGAAGATGTGGTGACGTTCTTCCGCTATATGGCGCAAGGACTCCGCGAAATCATGGCAGAACTAGGGTTCAGAACCATTGATGAAATGGTCGGTCAGGCCAACAAACTGAAGGTCAGAAGTGATATTGAACATTGGAAGTATCACAATCTTGATCTGAGTCCGCTCCTGCATATGGAGTCACCAAGAAGCGGTGATGGCATTTTCTGCCAGACCACTCAGAATCATGCACTGGAAAATATCTTAGATCGTCAGTTGATTCAGGTCGCCCAACCGGCCTTAACGCAGGGAAAAGCCGTTCAGGCTGAATTTCCAATCCGCAACACAGACCGGAGCACTGGCACCATGCTCTCGAATGAAATTTCGAAAGTATATCGCGATCAAGGCTTACCTCAGCTCATGCAAGTCAAGTTTACCGGCTCTGCCGGTCAGTCTTTCGGTGCATTCCTGAGTCAAGGCGTGCAATTCGAAGTCGAAGGGGATGCAAATGACTACTGGGGCAAAGGTTTATCCGGTGGCACCCTGATTCTTTATCCAAACCACAATACATCGCTTGTTCCCGAAGAAAATATTGTGGTCGGTAATGTGTGTTTCTATGGCGCAACGTCCGGTGAGTCTTACATTCGGGGCAAAGCCGGTGAGCGTTTCTGTGTCAGAAACTCCGGTGCCCGTGTCGTGGTTGAAGGCATTGGTGATCACGGTTGTGAATATATGACAGGTGGTGTGGCAGTTATTTTGGGGTCAACCGGCCGTAATTTCGCAGCCGGCATGAGTGGTGGTGTCGCCTATGTCTGGGATACTGATGGTGATTTCCATAACAAACTCAACCCTGAACTGGTTGATCTGGATCCACTGGATAATGAGGATATCAACCTGCTCAAGACCATGATCAACAACCATATCCGTTTCACCGGGAGTGAAGTGGCTCAGCGCTTTATGGATAACGTTGAGCAGAACCTGCAATCTCTGGTGAAAGTCATGCCAAGAGATTACAAAGCAGTCCTGCAAAAACAGCAGGCGGCACAACAAGTACAAGCAACAGAAGCGGAGGCCGTGTAA